The Acetomicrobium sp. S15 = DSM 107314 genome segment CTGCGCCGAACCCCTGGCCACTGAAAGCTTCGCCCGGATTTAGCGCCCTCTCCACCGCCCTCATGGCTACAGATGTGGGCTCAGTGAGCGATGCAACCTCGTCCGACACGTTGCCAGGAATTTTGAAGGCCCAGGACCT includes the following:
- a CDS encoding ABC transporter permease, yielding RSWAFKIPGNVSDEVASLTEPTSVAMRAVERALNPGEAFSGQGFGAGEYIGGVIALSLIREMSPVLTGLVVAGRVGASMAAEIGTMRVDCL